The region ATTTGTAGAGATAGGTCTGGATTTTCGTAGTCATGAAAAGATGTTCTGCTGGTTATTCTTCGATATCTTAGAAAAGAATATCCTGAAATTATTCCCTGTTTGGGGCAAAAGGCTAGCCCTCTCCATCACTGCAGCAGCCGAACATTTTACTGCAACCCTCGGAAGGTTCTTGCTTTCACTTCCCGCAGAGAAAGTAGCTTGGATAGACCCAATCACCTGGAAGATCATTGAATGGCATTCTTTAGAAGAGTTAGAGCATAAGGCAGTCGCATTCGACGTGTATCAGAAATCGGGAGGCGGGTATTTTACGCGTATTCTTGGAATGACGATAGCTGTACAACTCTTAGGACTTCTGGCAGTTGTTGGAACAATTAGGGCATTGTTCTATTTCGGTATTCCAAATCCAAAGCAGATCGTACGAGATATTCGATTCTTCTTCGGATCTCCCGGCTTCACTTGGGCTGTAATCTTTTATATATTAGAATATTATTATTGGGGATTTCATCCGAACAATGAGGATGATCAAGCTTTGATCGAAAAGTTTTCTAAATTGGTCTCAGCTTCCATCTAATAAAAAACCAATTCCAAGAACCTCGCTCTCTCTTCATTCAAAAGAGGGAGCGATTTCAATCCTTATATCGATTGCTTTTCCTTATAAGAGGAGAGAATTGTTCTCAATTGTAAGAATTCCCAATTTTCTTTCACGGAATAAAGATTCCGCATTTCAATAAAACCTTTTCGCAGAGCACTAATCTATTTTCATCTCGCAGCACACAAAAATTACATTCGAAGTTTCTAAAGTTTTTTGCACTGTTCAAAAACGAACGTTATCCGAAAGAGGATGTAATAAAGAAAATCGCATAACTAACGCAAACGTTTAAATAAATATATCTCGTTCTATAAAATATTTATTGACCAAACCGTTCCCATCAATATTCTTTCTCGAATATTTCGGAAGCCTATAACTCAATCCGCTAACGTATCCGCTTTCGAAATTCCCTAAAAACAAAACCCGTAGGTTTTCTAAGGTTACAATTGATGATCGATCAGGAGCAAAGTTTTCGACGATTCGTTTGGGTCCTCGAAAAGAAATGGATCCAAACCGTCTGCATACTGGGGTTCACTCTGGTTCCTTTATTCGGAGGACTGGATTATTTCATTATTCCTAAGGAATATTTGGATGAGAACCTAGGATACTTCCTGACCCTAAGGGCCTTCGCATCCGTTTTCGTTCTAATCCAATATTGTATTCTTCGTTTTTCCAGCCCGAATCCATGGAATACGATTCATGCGTACGTGTTTACCTTCGTTGTAGGAGGAATTATTACACTGATGACGACTCGTCTAGGCGGTTTCGAGTCCTCTTATTATGCTGGATTGAATCTGGTCCTTATCGCAGTGAATCTGTTTCTTCCTTGGAACGCTGTCAAGGGAGCCTTGAATAGCTCAATCATCCTTCTACAATATCTGATCGTAAATCTCATCTTCGATAACGACTATAAACTGATTTCCATCATCAATAATCTATACTTCTTGATGGGAACAATGATCATTTCGGTCACTATCGCTCATTTTAAGTTTTCATTAACCAAATCTGAATTCGAAAAAATGGATGTGATCAGCACGTTAAAATCCCAGCAGGACGGGGATTACTTTCTCACATCTCTCGTACTCCAACCGCTGAGTTTGAATCTATCCAAAAGCGAAACTGTGCCTGTGAACTTCTTCACCAGTCAAAAAAAGAAATTCACCTTCAAGAATTGGACCCAGGAAATCGGCGGAGACATCAGCGTTTCGAACGTAATCACTCTGAAGGGAAGAAAATACGTAGTCTTCGTGAATGCCGACGCAATGGGCAAATCCTTACAAGGTGCGGGAGGAGCTATCGTCTTCGGAGCAGTGTTCCATGCGATGATCCAAAGGACCAAAATGCTGGAGGCGAATCGCAATCAATATCCCGAAAGATGGCTCCGAAACGCAGTGATCGAACTTCAGAAAACTTTCGAAAGCTTCGACGGAGCAATGATGATCTCTTTAGTCATCGGGCTCATAGACGAGGAAACTGGTCTGGTCTATTATATTAACGCGGAACATCCTTTTCCTGTTTTGTATAGAGCAGGAAAGGCCAGCTTCATCGATTCCCAAGTCTATTTCAGAAAGATCGGCATGTTAGAAATCAAGAGCCGCTTCTTCGTGAGTCTATTCCAGCTTTTACCAGGAGACAAACTGATCTTAGGCTCTGACGGAAGAGAAGATCTTATGATCTTCGATCCTGCCATCGGAGGAAAGACCATGGTTGAGGATGAGAATTTCTTCTTAAGCATAGTAGAGAAAGGAAAAGGCGAATTAAAAGGAATCGTAGAAGTACTTGGAGAATCAGGTGATATCATCGATGATCTTTCTCTCGTACAAATTTCTTATGATCCTTCCAAGAAGACGACTGAGAATAGCGAGTCTTCTTCATGGAACGGATTCCATAACGGCAAGAACGGCCAAGAAAAGGCCGAGGAACTGGAAGCCTTAAAAGGAATGATCTCTGCTTCTGTAAAAAGCGGAGATGTAGAGGGATCAATCAGAACCGCTACTCAATTGGTGGAACTCTATCCAGGAGAAAGCAGCTATTTCTATTTCTTAGCAAAATATTTTAACAAACACAAAGACTATCGTGAATCCGTGGAACAAGGAGAACGTTTCCGTTATCGACAACCCGATCACGTGAACAATTTACTCGTACTTTCCGACTCTTATCGCAGATTAGGAAACAAAAAAAGGGCCGAGCTTCTCTTAAAGGAAGTGTTTGCCTTCGAGCCTGAAAATCAAGTTGCGATCAATCTTTTAGGGAAATTAAAAAATCATAATGGAAAAGACCTCATCCAATCAAATTGACAGAACCTCCGAAAAACTCCTTCCCAAAGAAGAAGTTTTCGTTCCGACCTATCGCTGCCTCTATCGGATCCATTCCGTAAACAGCGAGAGTAAAACCATAGAGGCTCTCTTAGGTGATATCTCCAAATACGGAACAAGAATTGTATGTGATGAGAGAATCATCGCCTCTCCTATCTTAGGTGCTGTCTTAGGAATGAGCATCTTTACCGACGTGCTGCAGTACAGTCGTAAGTTAAGCGGAGTTATTCGTTGGGAAAAGAGATCTGAAAAAGGCTGGGAGTATGGAATTCAATTCGACGAGCCGATTCACTTAGATTTGTTTCGCGCCATCCACAATACCTTGACCGGCATTAAGGTCCGAGTGGAATCTGAGGAGCCCAAAACTCCTCACCAAAAAGCTCTCTCCATTGTATTCCAAACCAAGGAGAAGATCCAGAGCATACAACCTCTTCTTTCTCAATTGGAATCCAGTCTGAACGATTATGAATACGCCGTAGGCTATAATCTGAAAGAAGAGATTTATCATTCAGTATTCCTTCTACTTGGCCCTATCTATAATTTCTTAAAGGAAAAGACAAATGAACTCTATCATGAGCTGGATCCTTCGGAGTTAGAGTATAATTTTTCTTATCTCAGAGAAGAGTTACAATGTTATCTATTTTTGGATCCGTTCGTTAAGAGGGCTACTACCAAACCGCTTGGTTACGCGGGCGACTTTGAAATGATGGATGCAATCTATAGGGACACCAACGAAGGAACAAATCTCTTAGGCAAGAGTCTGCATAAATGCACATTAAATCTAAAGTCGGCTCAGGCAGTATTCCATAGACAGAATTTCTTCTATCGAACCATTCTGGATCGACTTAAAAAGAAGGAAGGAAGGCTCTGCGTGTTGTCAGTAGCTTGCGGTCCTGCTAGAGAAATGGTGACTCTTATCAATGATGCCGATCAAAGCCTTCTGGATAAATTAACGATCTACCTCTTGGACCAGGATCCAAGGGCGATCACAGAAGCAAAACATGGGATACGAATCGCTTTATTAAAGAATCATAAACAAGTGGATTTTCATTGTCTGAATGTGGAGATCGCAAGATTTGCTGCAAACCCCGGCAAATATGTGAGTCAAACAGGTATCGACATGATCTATTCCGCTGGACTCTTCGATTATATAAAAATGAAAAC is a window of Leptospira semungkisensis DNA encoding:
- a CDS encoding metal-dependent hydrolase — encoded protein: MGNTTAAARIQPQIRKPKFPLEKIEKERGFGKKIPFFTAFLSSLSVLFPEGERFFIRSVKAFQNDIEDQNLRNEIKAFAGQEAVHGNVHDKLNERFVEIGLDFRSHEKMFCWLFFDILEKNILKLFPVWGKRLALSITAAAEHFTATLGRFLLSLPAEKVAWIDPITWKIIEWHSLEELEHKAVAFDVYQKSGGGYFTRILGMTIAVQLLGLLAVVGTIRALFYFGIPNPKQIVRDIRFFFGSPGFTWAVIFYILEYYYWGFHPNNEDDQALIEKFSKLVSASI
- a CDS encoding PP2C family protein-serine/threonine phosphatase, whose amino-acid sequence is MIDQEQSFRRFVWVLEKKWIQTVCILGFTLVPLFGGLDYFIIPKEYLDENLGYFLTLRAFASVFVLIQYCILRFSSPNPWNTIHAYVFTFVVGGIITLMTTRLGGFESSYYAGLNLVLIAVNLFLPWNAVKGALNSSIILLQYLIVNLIFDNDYKLISIINNLYFLMGTMIISVTIAHFKFSLTKSEFEKMDVISTLKSQQDGDYFLTSLVLQPLSLNLSKSETVPVNFFTSQKKKFTFKNWTQEIGGDISVSNVITLKGRKYVVFVNADAMGKSLQGAGGAIVFGAVFHAMIQRTKMLEANRNQYPERWLRNAVIELQKTFESFDGAMMISLVIGLIDEETGLVYYINAEHPFPVLYRAGKASFIDSQVYFRKIGMLEIKSRFFVSLFQLLPGDKLILGSDGREDLMIFDPAIGGKTMVEDENFFLSIVEKGKGELKGIVEVLGESGDIIDDLSLVQISYDPSKKTTENSESSSWNGFHNGKNGQEKAEELEALKGMISASVKSGDVEGSIRTATQLVELYPGESSYFYFLAKYFNKHKDYRESVEQGERFRYRQPDHVNNLLVLSDSYRRLGNKKRAELLLKEVFAFEPENQVAINLLGKLKNHNGKDLIQSN
- a CDS encoding PilZ domain-containing protein, with the translated sequence MEKTSSNQIDRTSEKLLPKEEVFVPTYRCLYRIHSVNSESKTIEALLGDISKYGTRIVCDERIIASPILGAVLGMSIFTDVLQYSRKLSGVIRWEKRSEKGWEYGIQFDEPIHLDLFRAIHNTLTGIKVRVESEEPKTPHQKALSIVFQTKEKIQSIQPLLSQLESSLNDYEYAVGYNLKEEIYHSVFLLLGPIYNFLKEKTNELYHELDPSELEYNFSYLREELQCYLFLDPFVKRATTKPLGYAGDFEMMDAIYRDTNEGTNLLGKSLHKCTLNLKSAQAVFHRQNFFYRTILDRLKKKEGRLCVLSVACGPAREMVTLINDADQSLLDKLTIYLLDQDPRAITEAKHGIRIALLKNHKQVDFHCLNVEIARFAANPGKYVSQTGIDMIYSAGLFDYIKMKTAQKICSHLYSLLNQSGEIFLGNFSDASDEIGIMEVMDWSLIYRSDEELMKFADSIQGTKTVGVIDDVFPQKFFYLTKAVNLKQEGGLLRKAEKLDDASAIS